Proteins co-encoded in one Lineus longissimus chromosome 11, tnLinLong1.2, whole genome shotgun sequence genomic window:
- the LOC135496403 gene encoding chromosome transmission fidelity protein 8 homolog yields MVQLIIQIPSVELGSSPEWAVVELQGDLETRHGDDLSGKPIGNLHFTHKGIPVLIIGHHILYGKVVKLEKPFAVIEKFDKTNHMDTDADEVNRMSYDVKAFVYRKLFFKTRPKPIIANVPKKI; encoded by the exons ATGGTACAATTAATAATTCAAAT ACCCAGCGTTGAGTTGGGCTCCTCCCCTGAGTGGGCTGTTGTTGAACTTCAAGGTGATCTAGAGACAAGACATGGTGATGACCTGTCTGGTAAACCCATTGGAAATCTTCACTTCACACACAAG GGTATTCCTGTTCTTATAATCGGACACCATATTCTCTATGGAAAAGTTGTGAAACTTGAAAAACCTTTTGCCGTTATTGAAAAGTTTGACAAGACTAATCATATGGACACGGATGCAGATGAAGTTAATCGGATGAGTTACGATGTCAAGGCTTTTGTCTATCGTAAACTCTTCTTTAAGACGCGGCCAAAACCAATAATTGCAAATGTGCCAAAGAAAATATGA
- the LOC135496402 gene encoding U3 small nucleolar RNA-associated protein 4 homolog has protein sequence MIPSCKMAKFKVHHIRFFDYIPKAIHCIAYDEVGQKVALSRADNSLEIWSIKDDWFQEKSIPYSEGRSIEAIMWSGQRLFTAGLDGIVTEYDLLSLTSKAAVPSYSGAIWCLTKNESGTHLAAGTEGGNVVLFDIGEGGLRYDRPLDKQEGRILSIAWHAAEEVIVTGGIDSIRIWSLNSGHAIQRLSLPRVETNRETIVWCIAITSDMTIISGDSRGMTLFWNGRQGTLIKSFQSHQSDVLSLCVNKEGNSVFSSGVDPTLTQFEYTPVHTDSDWKQWVRSSVRKQHTHDVRAVTLAGDSVVTGGVDCNLIFNHIKEKKLKEMCRLPPLPHASLVQVAPQAQLVLLQYADYLEIWRLGSTMEKSDVNGDLLKLSSNPLKLLQLKSKDDEAIVCSAISRDGEWLAYSDQNSIRLYQINIEHGLVVSPTISLSKVRHRPPSLLPAHRLAFTHDGTKLVSASNQGTLQIVSVDKIQPNLIKTLPQSSTKAGSDEPIHCLSVSPNGEYLAAAALNSMIQVYSLTYLTHHCSLPRHETLPTALTFSPDSQNLLVAYCDQKIIEFNLTNQEYTDWSRKAAKKWHQQWLRRKSKIQRILVREKYPDQILVQDEQTLCIIDKTQPFPERSVKLYNKSHKVAAKDEKGHAFHICNKYKHLLHLDVLTDDCLVVVEQTPMKLMEALPAALKQKKFGT, from the exons ATGATTCCTTCCT GTAAAATGGCTAAGTTTAAGGTGCATCACATTCGATTCTTTGATTACATCCCTAAAGCTATTCACTGTATTGCATATGATGAAGTGGGGCAAAAAGTGGCactttctag GGCTGACAACTCATTGGAAATCTGGAGCATAAAAGATGACTGGTTCCAGGAGAAAAGTATACCTTATTCGGAGGGTAGATCAATTGAAGCCATAATGTGGTCAGGGCAGAGACTGTTCACAGCTGGCTTGGATGGAATCGTCACTGAATATGATCTGCTTTCATTGACGTCAAAG GCGGCCGTTCCTTCCTACAGTGGAGCCATCTGGTGTCTGACAAAGAATGAGAGTGGCACGCATTTGGCA GCCGGTACAGAAGGTGGTAATGTGGTGCTCTTTGATATTGGTGAGGGGGGACTTAGATATGACCGCCCATTAGATAAGCAAGAAG GTCGGATATTGAGTATAGCCTGGCATGCCGCAGAGGAAGTGATCGTGACAGGAGGTATCGATAGTATTCGTATCTGGAGCTTGAACTCTGGCCACGCCATTCAGAGACTCAGTCTGCCAAGGGTAGAGACCAATAGAGAGACAATTGTATGGTGTATAGCAATAACAAG TGATATGACCATCATCAGTGGCGACTCAAGAGGAATGACATTGTTCTGGAATGGCAGACAAGGAactctaataaag AGCTTTCAAAGTCATCAGTCTGATGTGCTGTCTCTGTGTGTCAATAAG GAGGGAAATTCGGTGTTTTCAAGTGGTGTTGACCCGACTTTGACCCAGTTTGAATATACACCTGTTCATACTGACAGCGACTGGAAACAGTGGGTGCGGTCGTCTGTTCGTAAGCAGCACACCCACGATGTGAGGGCTGTCACTCTAGCTGGAGACAGTGTCGTTACTGGAG GAGTCGACTGCAATCTTATCTTCAACCACATCAAGGAGAAAAAGTTGAAAGAAATGTGCCGATTGCCCCCTTTACCACATGCCTCACTTGTCCAAGTGGCACCCCAGGCACAGCTTGTTCTACTGCAGTATGCCGATTATTTAGAAATCTGGAGGCTTGGCAGTACAATGGAGAAGTCAG ATGTAAATGGTGACCTCCTGAAATTATCGAGTAACCCCCTCAAATTGCTGCAGTTAAAGAGCAAGGATGATGAGGCGATCGTCTGCTCAGCAATCTCTCGTGACGGAGAGTGGTTGGCCTACTCGGATCAGAATTCAATCAGACTTTATCAGATTAACATT GAACATGGTTTAGTAGTGAGTCCAACCATCAGTCTATCAAAGGTTCGCCATCGGCCGCCCAGTCTCCTCCCCGCCCACAGACTCGCATTTACACACGATGGGACGAAGTTAGTGTCGGCGTCCAATCAGGGCACCCTGCAGATCGTATCGGTGGATAAGATCCAGCCAAATCTGATTAAGACCTTGCCACAATCATCGACAAAAGCAG GATCAGACGAGCCCATCCATTGTTTGTCAGTGAGTCCCAATGGAGAGTACCTGGCTGCTGCAGCCCTAAACAGTATGATACAAGTCTACAGCCTCACCTATCTCACA CACCATTGCAGTCTCCCGAGACATGAAACTCTCCCGACAGCGCTGACATTTTCCCCCGACTCACAGAATCTGCTGGTGGCATATTGTGACCAAAAG ATTATTGAATTCAACCTCACAAACCAGGAGTATACAGACTGGAGTAGAAAGGCGGCCAAGAAATGGCATCAACAATGGCTAAGAAGAAAAAGTAAAATACAACGTATTCTTGTCCGCGAAAAATATCCCGACCAGATCCTTGTTCAGGACGAACAGACGTTGTGTATCATCGACAAAACTCAG CCATTTCCGGAACGCTCTGTCAAACTGTACAATAAGAGCCACAAAGTGGCAGCAAAGGATGAGAAAGGACACGCCTTCCATATCTGCAACAAGTATAAG CATCTCCTCCACCTTGATGTGTTGACTGACGATTGTTTGGTAGTCGTGGAGCAGACGCCCATGAAACTAATGGAAGCGCTGCCAGCTGCGCTTAAACAGAAGAAGTTTGGGACGTAA